The Prionailurus bengalensis isolate Pbe53 chromosome D2, Fcat_Pben_1.1_paternal_pri, whole genome shotgun sequence genome window below encodes:
- the NT5C2 gene encoding cytosolic purine 5'-nucleotidase isoform X7, whose product MSYRSMFQDVRDAVDWVHYKGSLKEKTVENLEKYVVKDGKLPLLLSRMKEVGKVFLATNSDYKYTDKIMTYLFDFPHGPKPGSSHRPWQSYFDLILVDARKPLFFGEGTVLRQVDTKTGKLKIGTYTGPLQHGIVYSGGSSDTVCDLLGAKGKDILYIGDHIFGDILKSKKRQGWRTFLVIPELAQELHVWTDKSSLFEELQSLDIFLAELYKHLDSSSNERPDISSIQRRIKKVTHDMDMCYGMMGSLFRSGSRQTLFASQVMRYADLYAASFINLLYYPFSYLFRAAHVLMPHESTVEHTHVDINEMESPLATRNRTSVDFKDTDYKRHQLTRSISEIKPPNLFPLAPQEITHCHDEDDDEEEEEEEE is encoded by the exons ATGTCTTACCGGAGTATGTTCCAGGATGTAAGAGATGCTGTTGACTGGGTTCATTACAAG gGCTCCCTTAAGGAAAAGACAGTTGAAAATCTTGAGAAGTATGTAGTCAAAGAT GGAAAACTGCCTTTGCTTCTGAGTCGAATGAAGGAAGTAGGGAAAGTGTTTCTTGCCACCAACAGTGACTATAAATACACAGAT aaaattatgACTTACCTGTTCGATTTCCCACATGGCCCCAAG CCTGGGAGCTCCCATCGACCATGGCAGTCCTACTTTGACCTGATCTTGGTGGATGCACGGAAGCCACTCTTTTTTGGAGAAGGCACAGTACTGCGTCAGGTGGACACA AAAACTGGCAAGCTGAAAATTGGTACCTACACAGGCCCCTTACAACATGGCATCGTCTACTCAGGAG GTTCATCTGATACAGTCTGTGATCTCTTGGGAGCTAAGGGCAAGGACATTTTGTATATCGGAGATCACATTTTTGgggacattttaaaatcaaagaaacGACAAGGGTGGCGAACTTTCTTGGTGATTCCTGAACTTGCACAGGAGCTGCACGTCTGGACTGATAAGAGCT CACTTTTCGAAGAGCTTCAGAGCTTGGATATTTTCTTGGCTGAACTCTACAA GCACCTTGATAGCAGCAGCAATGAGCGCCCTGACATTAGTTCCATCCAGAGACGTATTAAG AAAGTAACACATGACATGGACATGTGCTATGGGATGATGGGGAGCCTGTTCCGCAGCGGCTCCCGACAGACCCTCTTCGCCAGCCAGGTGATGCGGTACGCTGACCTCTATGCAGCCTCCTTCATCAATCTGCTCTATTACCCCTTCAGCTACCTCTTCAGAGCTGCCCACGTCTTG ATGCCTCATGAATCAACGGTGGAACATACACATGTAGATATTAATGAGATGGAGTCCCCTCTTGCTACCCGGAACCGCACATCAGTTGATTTCAAAGATACTGATTACAAGCGGCACCAGTTGACCCGGTCGATTAGTGAAATTAAACCCCCCAACCTCTTCCCACTGGCCCCCCAGGAAATTACACACTGccatgatgaagatgatgatgaagaggaggaagaagaggaagaataa